The following nucleotide sequence is from Candidatus Chlamydia corallus.
GAAAGTATAGGCATAGAGGCTTATTTCCTTAGCAAAGATAAATAGAGAGTTTTCATCCCTCCTGAAGAACTGTCATCCTTATCTGGAGACTCATGTCCAGGTAAAGGATCTACTTGAAAACGACAGTCATAAACATGTAAAGAACCATCTTGGTAATTGAGTAGTCCCGAGTTTCCTTGGAACTGCATTTGCTTTTCAAAATTTTGTGTTAGGATACGCCCCGATATCCTCGAGAGATACTCTTTGCAGGAATAACTAGATTGCGGGAAATGCAGTTCCATACACGATTTATCAACCTTACAATTGAAGAATCGCTCTTCGGGAGAGCAAATTTGTTTAGAGACTCCCACCTTTTTTATTTTTAAAAAAGGCGGAGATTCTTGAAAGTGTTTATTCATGCAGGAAACATCACAAATTTGATCCACTTGAATAATAGCTACCATAGTCCCAAAAGCTAAAATAAGCAGTCCCACAGAATAAAAGAGACCACAGTATAAAAATTTTGTCATGCTGAGACCATGCTAAACGAACTGACGCAGGTAAATAATTGATCCCAGATAGGAAGGAGAGAGGCCAATTCTTCTAAATTCAACATAGAAGTTGCATCACTTTTCGCTGTTTTGGGATCGGGATGAGCCTCTACAAAAAGGCCATGAGCTCCTGCAGCTAGAGCAGCTCGCGAAAGAGTAGGAATGAATTCTGTTTGACCTCCACTTTCTGTAGAGAGAGCTCCTGGTAGCTGTACAGAATGTGTGGCATCAAAAATTACAGGGAATCCTGTGCGACCTAAGACAGCAATGGAACGCATATCAGAAACAAGGTTGTTATATCCGAAGGTACTCCCCCTTTCTGTGAGTAAGATTTTGTCATTTCCTGTAGAGAGAACTTTATTAATTGGCCCGTGCATATCCCAAGGAGAGAGAAACTGTCCCTTTTTTAAATTTACTATAGCACCAGTCTCTGCAGTTGCAATGAGGAGATCGGTTTGTCTACAGAGGAAAGCAGGAACTTGAAGAATGTCGCAGACCTCAGCGGCTGCATAAGCTTCCT
It contains:
- a CDS encoding DUF1137 domain-containing protein, coding for MTKFLYCGLFYSVGLLILAFGTMVAIIQVDQICDVSCMNKHFQESPPFLKIKKVGVSKQICSPEERFFNCKVDKSCMELHFPQSSYSCKEYLSRISGRILTQNFEKQMQFQGNSGLLNYQDGSLHVYDCRFQVDPLPGHESPDKDDSSSGGMKTLYLSLLRK
- the kdsA gene encoding 3-deoxy-8-phosphooctulonate synthase; this translates as MFNNKMILIAGPCVIEGEDITLEIAAKLQSLLAPYANRIQWVFKSSYDKANRSSLNSFRGPGLTEGLRILAKIKETFGVNILTDVHTPEEAYAAAEVCDILQVPAFLCRQTDLLIATAETGAIVNLKKGQFLSPWDMHGPINKVLSTGNDKILLTERGSTFGYNNLVSDMRSIAVLGRTGFPVIFDATHSVQLPGALSTESGGQTEFIPTLSRAALAAGAHGLFVEAHPDPKTAKSDATSMLNLEELASLLPIWDQLFTCVSSFSMVSA